From Aricia agestis chromosome 1, ilAriAges1.1, whole genome shotgun sequence:
CCTTCCCATCGCCTGATATTTGTATATTTGTGAACTTAAAGTAGGTACTAGGACTTAGGAGACAGTATGATAGTCTTTTGTCGTGAAGATGAAGTCGATACttcataatattcttattttcTTTTGCTAGTATAGTAATCATTActattatttgtataatttaataacttATGATAGACatagtttttataatttccGTATATGTGAAAAAGTATTTTAGCTACCGCGTCAGCTTATGATAGAAGATacgcaaaataaatatttacttgcACAGTCCGGCTTGGTTCGGGGCGACCTCGCTTCCACAGATGGTGTCTATCAGCCCCGTTGGTGTCTCCCGCTGGAGCTGAATGGGACATCTTCCGGTGCTGCCCTCTGCCGCTTCAGTCTCATATGTCACGTTGTTCATCTAGCAATATAATCACGGTGTTTAATGATTATACCATCGAGTAGGTTTCCCGAGTTCCGTAATCTAATTTTATAATAggctagcgacccgccccggcttcgcacgggtataaaatataaatagccactgaaaaaatgattaaaatcgattcagcaattAGCAGTTTTGATTTACATTCATTATAGCGAGCGGttgcccgcggctccgcccgctccaaaaagcatacccaggaaagactcggtcagcaaaatgattgccatgtcaattcacagactccgacaCTAACATAGACGACGCATTCATTATTATACGCAggctgcacactgcacagattgtcttcctcccgcacgcgcaccctcgccttggtgacgcccactatcctaatattttaatttcgccataacttctaaaccaaacgcccatttttaatcattcaaagaccaaatattatctatataaaatgtacttagtgatgaaataatttattttaataaggattattagcatgagtaaaataaatgcgtttaaatgtagtccaaaaaaaaaaacaggatttttaaataataaaagggtTGTTGTGcatcacttgacatagataggtatagtgtgtcgcggacatttttgtagatacttataagatctacatttacttagaacattgtatggttctatcttttatagtttaggcagcgtacgcaaaataagtaaattttctgattgtttccgaaaaactaaaatatcttacggaaccctatattttccaaaataaaaagtagcctatgttactcgtaaataatgtagctttcgaatggtgaaagaatttttaaaatcggtccagtagtttttgagcctattcattacaattaaacaaacaaacaaagtttacctctttataatataagtatagaagtatagactacataattttttctataattatttCTCAATTTTACCTGTAATAACGTTTGTAATTCTCGAGGTTCCTTGTCGCGCAAGTAAAACAAGCAGTTTCGAGGATGGTGTGAGTGGAGGCCCAACTTGGCGCAGTAGTCGCTGAGGCCGCACTGAGCTCCCATCATGAACGGCTTGCCGCAGCCGTAACAGAACTCGTATTTACATTGGGTGCAAGTGAAGTGCATGCAGCCACCCCTGAAAATTTTGTAGTGACACTGTTTTAtgctcgggccacactaacgagaaatgccgttaattatcgcgataATGCTAAAACTTGTTAAAGCATtatcgcgataattaacggcgtttctcgttagtgtggcccgagcaTTAAAGGAAAAAGTTTGTAAGTGTGGTacaaatttaacaaattttatagaGATGATGTGTTTACAGGAAAAAGGTGATGtgcaaaagtatattatatgatatataaaatataatatgtatattaataatatatacttatgcttaatatacttactacatatattatatatgtggtacttgttactttttcacgaaaaaatattgaacagattttaattaaatatgacATGCTAGTTATTTAGGCTGtgaattaaaacaataatattataataataatctttactAGTAAATGTTAGTAAGGCCAATATTGTTTTATCTACAAAACATTAgacactttataataataatcaagtttaaataataaagtgattaatataagtttttttaatccaaaaactaacaataattattaatgttatacttatttttagcgGACTGCTAAAATTAACGTACCTcgataaagaatatttaaaacgGCATCGCGGGCATTCGAGCCcattttcttttaaatgttGCTGTACAGCAGCAATCGACCTCTCCGGGTCGTTATCTTCTAGCCAAGCCGCGTATTGCTCACAAGTCAACCCATTGTGATTAGCGGTCCActgaaaaaaatcaagatttccCCATAATAAGTGAAATCTCTAAAATTTACTTGTAACACTTGAAACTATAAAGTTTTAAGTgccactagctatttgaccgagctttgctcggtatccgataaaaatgacattttctagaaatgattcctagctagatcgatttatcgcccccgaaaccccctatatactaaatttcatgaaaatcgttggagccgattcccagattccaattataggtatatatatacaagaattgctcgtttaaagatataagataagataatattagGCTCCAAatctaaattcaaataaaagtagAGCGCAAACAAAAGAGTTTACCGGTTTCCTACACTGCGAACAGCTGACGGACTTGCACTCCGGACAGCGAAGCTTTTTCTGTTTAGGGTGCACAAAGAATCCCGACGAGCATTCCACGCACCACCGGAAGTTGGGGTCTCTAGCCAGAGTTCGATCACGAAGCTACATTGGAaacaaaataatgataatatttattcttATATTTGTTATgtgaataataaatacatagatACTGGATAACTGGACACTTCGTATACTAGAACTGGGCCATAAAAGGTTTTGAAACTTCGTGTAGTGTGGCAACGTTGTATAACTTGGGGTCGGAGAACATTATCTCCAGTATGGAAGATCTTGGCCGATTTACCTTTCTTTGAAACAGCTCATGTAGTTGAACATCTAGCAAGGATTTCAACAGTATATCCATATGCGCAAAGTAATCGAGCCAATCGTCTTCTGGGAGGTTTTCTAGCTCTGGTTCTTTACAATATGGGCAAACGCAATCTGCAATACTGCGTTCGGTAATTTGAACTGTGAAATAGTGTCGGGCACATTCCCGACAACATCTATGCGTGCAACGAAACATGGACACCATCTGAAACAGTGATGAgtgaacataataattatttttttgtaaatatgctACCAGAGACATGTGGACTAATGTGAGACATAAAATAATACTACTAGTTTTATTAACTTTACTTATAATTTGTTCGAGTCGCTACGATAAAATCaaccattttaatttaattttttcaaacataatatgtacataattATACTTAAGTACCTCATGTTCAGGATATTTGGAGGCGCACAGTTCGCAATCTTGGTGTAAATAAACAAGAGCCGATGTAATATCAGAGCACTCCAACGCAGCTAAAAGTGCATCAGGTGTGTTATTTCCTTTCGATATAAGTTCAACGGCTAATTGAGCTTGGTCCCAGTTTTCCATCGCTCCTTCAGCTAATAACATACGCGCTTGTCTCTAAAACAAATAATTCAGTTTATGCCAGTGTCTATAGCATAATATAGAAGCTTTTGATAATACCTACAAAGTAAAAACTTACCTCAGGGGATCCTTCTGGTAATCTGATTTTTGATAAATCAATAATTTGACCTGATACTTGTCGAATTGTCACGGGCTGGCATGGGGTGGGTACGGGTGGTGGAGAGTCTGTGTTCCGTTGCACTTCAAACAACTCCTCATTCTGATCTGTATCACTTTCTGACCATTCGTCTTCAGTTCTGCAGGTTTCTCGGAAAAAAGGTTTCTTTTGCTCTTTCACTGAGGTTTCTTCTGTTTTTGGCTCAAGCGAATTCTGTACTGGTGGAGGTGGTGCCTGTTTTTTCTTCGTTATAGCAGTAGATGTAGAAGCTTTTGCTTCATCGACGGTTGCAGAAActttattatcaaataaacgAGTTTGCAACTGTTTGACATTTCCATTATTAACATTACCGAAGTGACTTTTTGGAGGAGGTGGTGCGGAATATTGTTTCAAGGAAGTTTTTCTAACTGGAACTTTTGAAGTTATTACTTTAGATATTTTTTGAACAGCATTTTGTTTACTTCTCTGTAAAGACCTGACTAGTTTAGGTATGTTGGATCTATTAAAAGCAGAATTTTTCGATTTATTCGTATCATGCACAGGATTTTTTGATAAATGGATTGGACCACTGCTACTTAGTACTTCGTCACTTGCGCCTTTTTCATAATCTTCATCGCGGTCATTTGCGAGATTagattgttttattgttttatttgagtCGGTAGTCTCATTTATTTCCGATATAACACTTTCTGTATCTTGCGGAACGTCATTACTATTTTTCTCAGGTTTCTCTTCTTTTATATCTGTTATTGTGGCTATGATACGTGGATATATTGTTTCGTGTGCGAAGATTTTCTGAGGTATTTgaggttttatttcaataaacattatttcatGTTTGGCATAAGCCTTTACTGTACGAGATTCAACTTTGGCTTCTATTTCGTTTGAACGGTTCTCTCTACGCGTTGGTATATCAACTGGGGAAACGGGAGTTTTGTTACTGCTGATTTCATCGTAAATTTCATCAAATGAGCTAACTGCAGTAAATGCGTTCCTCTTCAAATTTACTTTATTCCAATTGGGATTTTTATCTGCTCTTAAATGGGAGTTGGGCGTCGTAGGTTGGACGTTATTTActgttgatttttgagaaaagttatTTACGACCATGGTATTCACTTCACTTTCTTTACTCTCAATGATTGTCGGTGGATTTACATTACCTAGtgctgatattatttttttactagaaTCTGTAAAGTTATTACAATTTAACAATTGCGTTTGATCGGGTAACTTTAGATTTGTTTCTGATTTTGATGGTGACATGTCCGTCGCCAGTTCATTTATATTCTTTTGATTAACCTCTAAGCTTAAAGTGTGTTCTTCTTTTAAACTTTTGGCTATCGAGTCTAATATTTctatatttgattttttcatGTAATCTATTTGAGTATCTAAATGGTCCATTGCTTCTTCAAATTCTTCATTATCATCAGTACTTGATTTTCTTTCCGAGTTTTGCAACTTTGTCATATTATCAGTAAACTCTTCTTCACTACTAGTCATTTCTTTTTCATCTGATGTTACATCTGTTTCTACTGGTGAGTTTGAATAACTCGATTCTTGTTCCGACAAATTTGAAGAGTTATCAGAACTATAGTCTCCTTCATCATGTGACTCTACTTTGTCACTTATAGACCTGATATCTGTATTGATTTCATTTTTCATTTGCTGAATCAATTTTTGAgtattatcaaatatttcgttaagattatttaatttttcttcTTGTACATTAGCTTCAAATTGATTGGTTAACAAAGTTCCATTGGAAGTCTTTTTGGAATTATCGCGTAATTTGTCATTCGATTTTGGGTCTattctaatattttctttttcagaaTTGGAGTTAGTAAATATGTTCGAATTACTTGTCGTCTGTGTATTATCGAATAAATTTTTGCttgatttctttttaattttactaattgTTGTGTTGTCTACTTTTACATCTAAATTTTGTGTACTACTTACATGCTTAGTAGATGTTCCAAGTTCTAACGGCTTTTCATAgtcagatattttcttagaaTTATTCTCATTTTGAGTCCTATTTATGTTGTTCTGGTCCAGTGTTGTACTGGTCACTGTTTGTGATTTTTGTTCATGAGGATAGTTGTTATTTTTGTCTAAATTTACCGCTAGACCTAATTTGGCTAATTCATTATAGGcattaataaattcattttcttgCTGGTCGAGGTTTACTATATTTTGTTGATGCTGAATCTGATTTATTGTACTTTCGCGACTCTCTTGTGCATCATTTGATGTGAAAAAATTACTCGTTAATAAACTTTTGAGTAATGATTGGTCATCAATGTTTGTAATACCCGCTTgatgtaaaatgttttttaatttcttagaaaCCTCTgggttattgttatttttagttGACTGTTCGCTAACTCTCTCCGACTGAGTAAAGTtcgatgcatttttaatatcAAACGGCAAATACATCCAATCGTCATCCTCGAGATTATTTATAGATTCTGCATATTCATCTGAACTGTCTTCTGCTGAAATGTAAATGTGAAAGTTATGATGACGATCAATGGTGATTGTGGATTTTATGAAACGTTATTTATTTTTGAGTTTGTTTAAGATTACCGCGAAGGCGGCGCGTTCGGCTGTCTCGATTAAGAGGGGGTACCGACTCGTCGTCGATACCGACCGGGGGACCCCAAACTTGACCCCTCAAACGACCCTCCTCACTGACGCCAATTACGTCTGCCTGAAAGAAACGTCAACGATAAAGATAGATTGGCATAAGAAGTAGGTATTAtgaaaacaacaacaaaaatgttttgttaccTTGCGGCGAGCTCTTTCCACACACTCAGTGACTGCCGGCCACATTGCACCTCTGTGTTTTGCCAGGGACGCCCTAGCTTCTATCTCTGACACAGTAGCTCCCGGTGCGAGTctagcggcggcggcgcgtacTCCCGCACAGAGACTCGGCCATCTCTCTCTGAGCCAGGCGAGGGGTGCGGCTGGATTTTGAGCGAGGGCTGCGTGAACTTCGGCTGCACTAAAACCCAATTTTTCTGCTTCCTCCATGAGTTGTACTAATTCTAAACCCCTTTCGATTTCTCTTCTCGATCCGGTCCCAGCCAGCGCCTCTAATGAAATTGCCCGATTGTTTGACAACGGCTCTGGAGAGGGTGCCTAAAAGACGAGTTTTGgagttataatatagtattggTATCATACTATATTTCATAATACAGAATAGTTCAGTTTGCTTTTGTGACACTTTTTAGAAGGataaactattttaataaaaattaagtagtCAACACAAGATCAGAAAGAGAATTTAAGAGAAGAAGAACCTCAGATCTAAATATGCTAGTGCGACGAGACGGAAGACCCTTCCTTACGTCCAGGTGTGAGGCTCGTCTAGTCAGACGGGAATGCTTCCTTTCGTTGTCACTCCAGTCCCCGTTGGGGCTACTGTCGCGGGGCCAATCCCATCTACTTCCACTTGTGTGAGCACTTCTTTCGCtttcctaataaaatataaattttcattttacacACGATATCGCGTACCTGTAGTATTATTTGAATACAATTTGAGAGCCTCGTTCCTTTTCGGATAAACTTACGAAAAAGCTCGCGGTGCCACAAATCACTCAATTGAAATTAAGCAAATTCTAGTTAGACAAAACTTATGTTATATGTCATATTTAACTACTAGAAAACTATGTACGCTGTGGTGTTAATTAAGAGTTATTTTATCTCTAATAGGACATTAATGGTTATGACTGTTCTGCTGTAGAAACTTCAAGGTATAACTCCGAATGGACTATATGCAAGCGGTCTACCAGCATAAGACTCAGTGTAATATAACGGTCAATTTACTCGTGTGTCGCTGGAAAGAGAGAGCCGACTGTGCGACCGCTCGCGTTGCGCGTCGTCGCGGAAACGACGACGTTGCCGGCCGCGCGACGCCGATGACGCTCGCTCCCAATTGCCAGGCACTTCGTAggtctaaaaattaaaataaaattaatggtGTCAAATTTTGAAAACTGTAGTACCTAATTATTAGAAGTAACAGGATAAatataaagttcagtttttcAATCGATTAAAGTGAAGTAAACATTAatctctctgagtgcggccATAAGGTAGCTTACGGatataataacaattttttttttatttgtgccaTCTCATATTAACTTACCTGGGTTGAAATATTCTGTGGGGGCGGCGAGGTACCGGTGTTGGAAACGGATGTGCGACTAGATCTGGACGAGGGCCGAGTGTCCACGTCACGCGAGTGTGTCACTTCCACTCTTTTCGTAGGCGTTTGTGACGTCCTGCTTGACGGACTATCGCGCGGAGGCGATGGCCCGACGGAGACGCTGTGCTTTTGGGTTGCGGGTTTGTCGACTCCGTTTTTACGGTTTCTGTCCAATTCTTTAGGCGGAGAAGGTCCGACAGCTATATCTTGACGTATCGGGAACCGGACGCGATCCAAATTTTCGCTTTTAACAGTTATTATTTGCGCAGGAGGCGGAGGGGACCGCTCGGTCGGCGTTTGCTTCTCGCGTAGCGGAGATGTAGAGTGGGTTTTCGTAGCTCGTTTATTTGAGCTCTGCTTTTCGGTCGGCTGCCGCCGAGAATCCGAGGATTTTTCGGAGATGTGCAGCTCCTTAAGCCCACTGTTGACGTCCGCCGCGACGACTTTCGGCGTCGCTATGGGCGTTCGGCAACAGACCGCGCAGACCCTGACGCCCGGCTCGTTGACGAACGTGCAGTGCTCGCACTGCCAATTGGTAGTCGGAGGAGACGGCGCCGGGCCCAGCGAGTCCTCGTCGGCCGCGTTTTCGGCGGGTCGAATCGGCTGGCTCGGCACGGTCTCGCAGCTGCGCTTCACGGGGGCACTCTTTTGGTTTCGGACGTCGGCCTCGCTCTCGGAGTCGGCGTCGCTGGACGGCAGGGAGGGCGAGGGCGTGCGGTGCTTGGTCCGGCGCGACGCCCGCGATCGCACGCTGAGGGCGGGGGACGCGGCGCGGGACCCCGCCCGCGACCCCGCTCGCGACATCGCCCGGTGGTCTGCcaatatacagaaaatcagTTGTAATTGAAGCGTACTTACTTGCATATTTCTCAAATTCTTTAAATTGGGCAATCGCGATGCACGCCTACGGGCTCGCTGTTATCGGAGCATCGACGTATAGCTAAGTGAAGCATGCGTCAACTCACCTCTTCTGTACGGCTGCGGGGTCTGCGGTACGTAGTTATGAGCGTGCGGGTGCATCCTCGGATTGAGGGTGTGCGGCATACAGCAGTTCTGCCCCCAAGGGGTCGCGGGCCCCCACGGGTGATCCAAGTTGGAGCAGCTGTCGTATCTCCAGGCGCTGGAGGCGCAGTGGCTGCAGCCGGCGCAGCTGGTCGGGTTCGCACTCAATTCCATCACCGAAGTTCCCCGCCGCATCGGTCTTCCCCAGTTTTGTGTATTTTCCTGGTAAACCCACGTATCCATGTGGGACGGTGGCACCTGTACGACCATCTTAATTATTAGTCTCgaattaattgttattaagaacttttaaataatgattaatagtcatttttatacaaaatttaatcattttaaaaCTAACCGTAATATATGTTAATAGGAAGTGTCTATGTTTTAAAATTGGTTTTGTTTTGTAAAAGAAACAACTGATTAAACACAAATTTTAATCGATTACTAACCATATTGACCGGGGCGTTAAAACCGGCGTGAGATCCTCTCTGTTGGCCCCACGTCAAGAACTGTCTCATGCTGTCCGGATTCATCGGGGCATTATGTTGATTGGTTGCACCTGGCAGATATGGCGTGCTGCCCAGATGCGCGGCCATCTTGGTGTTAGGCTGCATGTGCGACATCTGTTGGCTGGTGACGTGCATCTGTGGTTGGTTCGTGATGTGGTTGGTGTTGGTGATGGGCGCCTTCTGGGGGAGCCTTGCGACTGCGACGCCGGGGCTGAGCGTGGCGCGCCGCAGCTCCGGCGTCGACGGCACGGGGCTCGGGTTGGAGCGGTCGCCGCTCATCTAAAATcgaaacattatttaatttgtaacaatataatacatacatgatacaacgaTCTGTGCTTAATTGATAATATGTCATCATGGAACGTTAATATAAGCTGTGTCTATAACACGCTCGTTAGATTTCATCGGTCACAAAATAATAGGTACTTGGATGACAATATTGAACCAACTTAAAAATACCAGAGGCGTAAAAAGCTGTATATTACTCGTACTGTGCTTCACAATATTGTAGCATAAGTTCTGATGATAAGTCTGATGAAcgtccgtggtctagtggtatagagcgcggctctggactcggaggtcgtgggttcgattcccgcgttggaaaaatgttatttccaactttggttaggacaatgcaggttgatcacctgattgtctgacaagtaagatgctccatgcgtcggatgggcatgtaaaaagtgggtcctgcgcctgaatctctcgccggtcgtgtcggtcttccgtcccacgggttaagagagtaaaggaatagagagtactcttgtgtactgcgcacacacttgggcactataaaattactcctgcgtagctgaaatcggccaccgtcaccgaaaccggtgtgggagctattattattataagttctGATTATTGTCAATACAACCAAGTAGAGTTAATGATAGTCAAAAGGAATTTGTGAACTATTATTCTAGAATAAATTGAAGCAATTGGCATTACTTTATGTCTTCGCGGCGGAGGCACTGGTGGCGTTGCTTTCGGTGGCAGCGGAGGTAGTTCCTCCCGTAGCTGCGACATTGAAAGTGCCTGTGAATAATAAAACCATGAATGTACAATACAaccaaataaaacaattttttttttattaaagtagtCTTTCAAATCTCGTGTGCAATTTAAAAACCAAGCCAAGTCTGAGATGGTTTTTGCGGTACGGGTTTTGTAcgattagataataataattattattatttttacaacaacTCAGCTTCTACTACGTCCGAGCAAAGCAAGAATACTTAGATCAAGTTTTTGTATAGGAAGAGGCAACTTATAACTTTTAAAAAGTGTCAACTGTCTAGTGTgtctttgagtacggaacccaaaaataatagtttatagGATCTTAAAGCCGTAAAtgtaaatacatttatttgttcTAATTACTTAATGCGACAGATATTAGATGTTCACATCGTACTAAGGCACCATGCCAATAATTTGgcgattttaaaattaatttaggaCTTGCCATCCTCAATTAAGATGTTTACATCTTTCATCAAACGTTTTAacgtaggatatttttatccgtGATAGAGCAATTATGGttgtaatacttataatatattatgtatgcagTATgcgcttaaataaaaaaaatattacctagCGCATTGCATAAGCTAAGCTAGGCTAAAAACTAGTGTCGTGGGATTCCTCTACCTCTCTCTTCTATCTGAGCTATctgagcccctagccaagacgttCGACACATGTAATGCCTTATCTctacaatttaaaaatgtcTGTCACACAGATTATATCGGGTttggttatataatattttctcataACCAGAACAAAAGAGAGACCCAACGAACTAAACTCTTGTACTTGCAGCACGTGCAGTGCGCACCTTACTCCCCGCTCTACCGGAGAGAGTGTACCTGTCGCTGATGATGGCGCCGCTTGGGGTGTCGGTGGTACATGTCGTCGCAGGATGCGCAGAGCGCGCGGCGGCCGCACTCGGTGCAGCGCACGCGCGCGCCCAGCCCGCCGCATAGACCGCACGACGCGCCCGCGTCCAGCGGGTGACCTGAAGTTGTATAAacagctttttttttatgaaataagggggcaaacgagcaaacgggatgaacctgatggaaagcaacttccgtcgtccatggacactcgctgcatcagaagagctacaggtgcgttgccggccttttaagagggaatagggtaataggggagggtagggaagggaatagggtaggggattgggcctccggtaaacttactcactcggcgaaacacagcgcaagcgctgtttcacgccggttttctgtgagaacgtggtatttctccggtcgagccggcccattcgtgccgaaagtGTGCCGTGCTGTTTAGTGTTTAACTATAGacaactagatgatgcctgttgcgccaaaattcttttatcgcgtgggaaccgcacattttttcgggataaaaagtatcatatgtccttctccgggactcaaagtatctccatactaaatttcagcaaaaccggttcagcggtttgggcgtgaaaaggtaacaaacagacagataggtacactttcgtatttataatattagtatgaattatgTGTTGTACCAAAACATAATACTTACAAATTTTctttacatcatatattattccTATGATTGGTGTCTAATATTctctttgtttttattttagggTAATATCGAACGTTGACTGACGAATTCACATTATTATCGTCGTATGCCTCTGTTCATTCCATACATTATTAATAGACGAATCTATTAAGAAGAGATAAAGAGAACGTGTTGACTAATGGCAAACCCCCTAGGCCCTATACTACTGTAGTCTTTGTCTCTACATGTAATCTTGCAACGGTTAAAAGCAAGTCTCACATCTTTATCCCAACTTACATGATCTAAGATCCCAATCCACAGAAACAAAAGTTATGCCGTAGCCCGTAggcaatgtaccatcgaggaaatagattcctaggcagttaacGGACCTAGGGACGTCATGTCAGtggtcatgtggtcggcttatgtcaattcaatgttagctgtgatcggtcggatgggtttgactaaaCGGGACCAAATTaaggtccgccatttgcctaggaatcaatttctctgatagtacattcgcCGTACCTGTCGGCGGGCGCGGGggaggcgggggcggcggcTGCAGTTTAGCGTTGACGTACTGCTCGGAGGGAAAGTCAACTACTTCGTAGTCAGGGTCGGGTTTAGCCAGGGGCGCCCGCGAGCCGGGGTAGCCCACGGTGCCTGGCATCAGCCGGGGATCTCGGCCGCGGCCTTTCAGCATCTGAAAAACCATTGAATTACATTAACACAACCACCTTTACATGTTTTCAAATCTTGCCAATCCGACTAAAAGTTTACATGCTTGATAAAGGTAGATAGatatctatactgtactcggcgaaacgtggCGGtaacggtcattgactccctgtaaaaaaacttttcattgGGGTAATATTCCTATCTtacgactataatataatatcttacgtTTAAATATAATCGTGGCAATAGCTGTTTTAAATTCGCAACAGATGGTAAGTAAAATTAAGATGGGGGctctagaaaaaaatattctcaaagtgggcggtgagcaaaataaggttgagaaactatgctctagactctagagcatagtttctcaaccttattttgcttgtgatgcagaagatgctctagagtctagagcatcttctgcatcacaagacgtgtactcgacagcgcgtattgaatgaaactgcgcagtgtcgtttgacaaaccgttcaaaccgacatcaaacggttgcatcaaacacgtaaggtttgaatcaaaccgtttgatcgtctcgggggctcTTAACACGTCTTcattaagcccgggcgcgcactagcggccaagccgcggcggccatcgaaagtatggtgtggccgctggtcgcgttgcggccaggtgcgcgtcgtcctcggcggtttcatactaaggtatctatctc
This genomic window contains:
- the LOC121732009 gene encoding E3 ubiquitin-protein ligase lubel isoform X3, with product MLKGRGRDPRLMPGTVGYPGSRAPLAKPDPDYEVVDFPSEQYVNAKLQPPPPPPPRPPTGHPLDAGASCGLCGGLGARVRCTECGRRALCASCDDMYHRHPKRRHHQRQALSMSQLREELPPLPPKATPPVPPPRRHKMSGDRSNPSPVPSTPELRRATLSPGVAVARLPQKAPITNTNHITNQPQMHVTSQQMSHMQPNTKMAAHLGSTPYLPGATNQHNAPMNPDSMRQFLTWGQQRGSHAGFNAPVNMVPPSHMDTWVYQENTQNWGRPMRRGTSVMELSANPTSCAGCSHCASSAWRYDSCSNLDHPWGPATPWGQNCCMPHTLNPRMHPHAHNYVPQTPQPYRRDHRAMSRAGSRAGSRAASPALSVRSRASRRTKHRTPSPSLPSSDADSESEADVRNQKSAPVKRSCETVPSQPIRPAENAADEDSLGPAPSPPTTNWQCEHCTFVNEPGVRVCAVCCRTPIATPKVVAADVNSGLKELHISEKSSDSRRQPTEKQSSNKRATKTHSTSPLREKQTPTERSPPPPAQIITVKSENLDRVRFPIRQDIAVGPSPPKELDRNRKNGVDKPATQKHSVSVGPSPPRDSPSSRTSQTPTKRVEVTHSRDVDTRPSSRSSRTSVSNTGTSPPPQNISTQTYEVPGNWERASSASRGRQRRRFRDDAQRERSHSRLSLSSDTRESERSAHTSGSRWDWPRDSSPNGDWSDNERKHSRLTRRASHLDVRKGLPSRRTSIFRSEAPSPEPLSNNRAISLEALAGTGSRREIERGLELVQLMEEAEKLGFSAAEVHAALAQNPAAPLAWLRERWPSLCAGVRAAAARLAPGATVSEIEARASLAKHRGAMWPAVTECVERARRKADVIGVSEEGRLRGQVWGPPVGIDDESVPPLNRDSRTRRLRAEDSSDEYAESINNLEDDDWMYLPFDIKNASNFTQSERVSEQSTKNNNNPEVSKKLKNILHQAGITNIDDQSLLKSLLTSNFFTSNDAQESRESTINQIQHQQNIVNLDQQENEFINAYNELAKLGLAVNLDKNNNYPHEQKSQTVTSTTLDQNNINRTQNENNSKKISDYEKPLELGTSTKHVSSTQNLDVKVDNTTISKIKKKSSKNLFDNTQTTSNSNIFTNSNSEKENIRIDPKSNDKLRDNSKKTSNGTLLTNQFEANVQEEKLNNLNEIFDNTQKLIQQMKNEINTDIRSISDKVESHDEGDYSSDNSSNLSEQESSYSNSPVETDVTSDEKEMTSSEEEFTDNMTKLQNSERKSSTDDNEEFEEAMDHLDTQIDYMKKSNIEILDSIAKSLKEEHTLSLEVNQKNINELATDMSPSKSETNLKLPDQTQLLNCNNFTDSSKKIISALGNVNPPTIIESKESEVNTMVVNNFSQKSTVNNVQPTTPNSHLRADKNPNWNKVNLKRNAFTAVSSFDEIYDEISSNKTPVSPVDIPTRRENRSNEIEAKVESRTVKAYAKHEIMFIEIKPQIPQKIFAHETIYPRIIATITDIKEEKPEKNSNDVPQDTESVISEINETTDSNKTIKQSNLANDRDEDYEKGASDEVLSSSGPIHLSKNPVHDTNKSKNSAFNRSNIPKLVRSLQRSKQNAVQKISKVITSKVPVRKTSLKQYSAPPPPKSHFGNVNNGNVKQLQTRLFDNKVSATVDEAKASTSTAITKKKQAPPPPVQNSLEPKTEETSVKEQKKPFFRETCRTEDEWSESDTDQNEELFEVQRNTDSPPPVPTPCQPVTIRQVSGQIIDLSKIRLPEGSPERQARMLLAEGAMENWDQAQLAVELISKGNNTPDALLAALECSDITSALVYLHQDCELCASKYPEHEMVSMFRCTHRCCRECARHYFTVQITERSIADCVCPYCKEPELENLPEDDWLDYFAHMDILLKSLLDVQLHELFQRKLRDRTLARDPNFRWCVECSSGFFVHPKQKKLRCPECKSVSCSQCRKPWTANHNGLTCEQYAAWLEDNDPERSIAAVQQHLKENGLECPRCRFKYSLSRGGCMHFTCTQCKYEFCYGCGKPFMMGAQCGLSDYCAKLGLHSHHPRNCLFYLRDKEPRELQTLLQMNNVTYETEAAEGSTGRCPIQLQRETPTGLIDTICGSEVAPNQAGLCKMHYVEYLAGLARTLDPIPIMEVSELVAELRRRALPLPERGPWDTDPIYAGMCAEIVREKIPLD